The Deltaproteobacteria bacterium genome segment CGGCATGGAAATATGACGCGCATAGCGGGCGAGACGGTCAGACGAGAGCGTCTTGCGCTGTTCGATGGGAAAACCGGCATGTTGCCAGGCGGCGTAGCCTCCTTTTAGCGAGAGAACATTTTTATACCCCATTTCCTGAAGCGATCGGGCCGCCAGGGCGGAGCGATTTCCGCCGGCGCAGTTGACCACAATCGGCCTGTCGCGTTTCGGCTCGAGGTTTTCCACTTTCAGTTCCAGAAAGCCGCGCGGAATGGTTTTGGCCCCCGGGATCACGCCGCCGTCGGTTTCTTCCTTTTCGCGGACGTCGATCAAAAGAATATCCTCTTTCTTGTCGATTTTCTTTTTCAACTCCTCGACCGAGATTTCTTTGATCTGCTTTTTAATTTCGCCGAGATATGTCTGAATGTCTTTCATATTATTTATTATAGCGATTTCTTAAATGGAAATGAAGGGTTAACAGACTTAAGCGGGGAGCGTCAAGTGGCGAGAGGCGGTTTCTTCTTATGCCACTCGGTGGCCTGTTCGTAGGCGTGGCCGGCTTTGAAGAGGGTCCCTTCGTCGAACGGCTTGCCGATCAACTGCATGCCGATGGGAAGGTTGTTGGAATCAAAGCCGCAGGGAAGGGACAAGCCCGGCAGGCCGGCCATGTTCAAAGGAATCGTGAAGATGTCGGATAAGTACATCTGAAGCGGATCATCCGCTTTTTCGCCGATCTTGAAGGCGGTGGTGGGGGAAACGGGGCAGACGAGGCAGTCGACTTTTTTGAAGGCCTCTTCAAAATCGCGACGGATGACGGTTCGCGCTTTTTGGGCCTTCAGATAATAGGCGTCGTAATAACCGGCGGACAGAACATACGTGCCGAGCATGATTCTCCGCTTTACCTCACGGCCGAACCCTTCGGTTTTCGTCTTTTCGTACATCTCCAAAAGATTGGATCCCTTCGCCCGAAATCCAAATCGGACGCCGTCGTAACGGGCGAGATTGGAGCTCGCCTCGGCCGGGGCGATGATGTAGTAGGTAGCGGTGGCATATTCGGTATTCGGAAGCGAAACCTCCTCAATTTTCGCCCCCAGCTCTTCGAGTTTTTTGATCGCCTGCTTCACCGTTTCGGCAACTTCCCTGTCGATCCCGGCGGCAAAATATTCCTTCGGCATGCCGATTTTCATCCCCTTGATTGATTGATTAAGCGAACTCGTGTAGTCCGGCACCGGAATATTCACCGACGTGGAATCGCGTGGATCGTGACCGGCCATGACGTTCATCATCAACGCGCCATCTTCGACATCTTTTGTCATCGGCCCCATCTGGTCGAGGCTGGAGGCAAAGGCGATGACCCCGTAGCGGCTGACTCTGCCATAAGTCGGTTTTAGACCGACGATACTGCAGAGCGAGGCAGGCTGACGGATAGAGCCGCCGGTGTCGGTGCCGAGCGAGGCACTGCAAAGGTCGGCGCTCACGGCGGCGGCCGAACCGCCGGAGGAGCCGCCGGGAACCCGTGAGAGGTCCCACGGATTTTTTGTCGGCTTGAAAGTGGAATTCTCGGTGGACGACCCCATGGCGAATTCGTCCATGTTCACCTTGCCGACAATCACCGACCGGGCCTCCGAAAATTTTTGGATCACCGTACTGTTGTAGGGGGGGATGTAATTTTCAAGAATTTTTGAGGCGCAAGTGGTTTTGATCCCTTCCGTCAGATAAATGTCTTTTGGGGCGAGCGGGATGCCCATGAGAGGCCCGGTGTATTGGTTTTTGGCAATTTGCGCATCAACCGCCCCGGCTTGGGCCAGCGCCTGGTCGGCACAAACGGTGACAAAGGCGCCGATTTTGGAATCGAGTTTTTCGATCCGATCGAGCACCGATTGCGTCAGCTCGACGGAAGAAATTTCCTTCTTTTTCAGTTTGGGGGCCAGTTCGTGGATGGTGAGTTGAGCGGGATCGGCCATGAAGAGGGGGTTACAATTTACTCATTGCAAACGTCAAGGGCAAAACGGAGGAGCGACTCGCCGGCGGTGCCGGCGTAGAGGATGTCGTCAACGGGATCGATCGCAAGGCTCGAAATAAAGGAGCGGCCGTCTCCCGAACCCAGTTTGTAGAAATTAGCCCCGTCGTTTTCTGAAGAGTAAACCCCTCCCACATTGAAATTGGGGTCCGGTTCAATGGCCAAATAAATTGTTCCGCAATTGTCCCCGGCCAACGCCCGGACCTTTTTTCCGTAAAGGCGGACCGTCCAGGTTCCGCCGTTGTCCGTTGAAATAATCAATCCCTTCATTCCGTAGAGCACAATACGGGCGCCCGCTATTTCAATTCCCGAAACGTTTTTGACTACTTCCTTTTCCTTGTCCAACCCGGCCGAAAAATTCTTTGCCACTGTCCACTTGTCGTTCTCCCAATTCCACAAAACCATGTCGCGATCCAGAATCCAGTAGGGGGCCCCTTGCGCCAGACGATCCACGCCGTAGGCCTGGGTTCTCTTGTTCTTGTCATCGTTGGGGTAGATGGTCTCGGTGGTGTTGAAGGCGTCGTTGACCCGGACCAGATAGTACAACCCCCCCCACCAGCGGTGGCTTGTCCACCACTCCTCGTAGTACTTGAAGGTTTCCTCAATGGGCCAGCCGTAGTCGAGATTGTCGCCGAACCAAGTCGTTTTTCCCTCGTTTAAATTTTTTCCATCGTAGAGATAGCCGTGCACCGGGGAAAAAACCGGCGTTTCACATTCGTCATCCCCCCCCGCGCCATACCCCCAGTTTTCGCCGCCGTTGAAACCCTCGATCGTGTTGTCGGCGTTCACCCAGTAGCTCCCCACGTGCCACAAACCGGCATAGACGCGCGGGCAGGAAGTGACCTCGACCATTCCGGTGTCGCCCAAAAAGAGGTCTTTCGTCATGTTGGTCAAAGTCCCCTCGCCGTCGAGCAAAAAAAGCCCCTGATCGGTCGGCATGAAAAAGGAAAAACCGCCGGGAAGGGGAAAGACCTTGAGCGTGTCGTACCGCAGATCCATCGGTTCGATCGCCTGCGTCTCCCCGTCGGCGTTTTTCAGATATTTGATGTCCTTGTACGAGTAGATGAGTTTTGAAAACGTCTTTCCGCCGTCAAACGATTCGAACAGGCCCCTCATGTAGAGAAAGAGCGCGATGTGATCGGGGTCGGTTTCGTCGATGACCAGGTCCTGCGCCGCGAGGTATCCCTTTGTGTACCACGGATCGGTGGTGAGGTTATAGAAGCCGTCATAAATATCCTCGCCCATGCCGGTGATGGTTGTCGTTTCCCAGTTTGCGCCGCCATCCCCGCTGACGGCGATCAGATAGTCATTTTTGTAGGGGACATGGGGTTTCAGGTACAAAACAATCCGTTTGCCGTTTCCGGAAATATCGTAGGCCGTGATGTCGTGCCAGGAGTCGAGGCTTTTTTCGGGCTGATAGACGAGCTTCCAGGTTTTTCCGGAATCGGCGGTCAGGTAGAGGGAATCGGAGAGGATGTCAACCTTGGAAGTTCCCACAATGATGGTTGTGGACTGAATAAGGTTTATGAGACCGAAGCCGCTTTTTTTGATCTTGATTTTTCCGGCATCGGTCGCCAGCTGGGCCAGAACCACCTGAAAGGGGGTGTTATCGCTCAACAGGGCGTTTTTTTGCGCGATCAACACGGAGGAAGGGGCGCCCGGGTTCTGATCGACAGCGACCAAGGTCAACAGATCGTTGACCATGGCGATATCCCTTGGAGGAAGCGTTTTTTTGGCGCCGCCGGCGGTTTGCTGGGCGATGGGGTAGCCGAAATCCCACGTCTTGCCGCCGTCTTTTGACTGGTAGACCGTGGGGGGCGAATCGGGGAAGAGGTAATGGCCGGTCACCGCGACGAAGCGGAGGGAATTGGAGGGATCGATAAAAACCTTGCGGATGTCGTTTCGCGGCAGGGGGAGTTCGGCCCACTTCAATCCGAAGTCATAGGAAAAATAGAGCCCCGACCCTTCCGTCCCGATAAGGAGATTTTTGGCGTTGGCGGGATCGATGGCCAGGCTTGAAACCACCCCCGCCCCCTGAATGCCGAATCGTTCCCAGGTTTTCGGGGCCGGAAGGCTGTTGATGTCGATGCGGTTTTTAAAAAGCTGGTTCCGGTCGAAGTTTTCGACAATCGGAAAGGGGTAGAGCTTGATCGGGTTTTTGCCGCCCGCGGACGGGGGCTTTGGGGGTTTGGGGTTCCAGGCCGGCGCGTATTCGTAATACCTCATCCGGCGGTTCATCATGAAACGCTGGGTCAGCGTGGCGCTGTTGGCCGGGGTATAGGGATAGACTTCCGTCATGTCGGTGGAAAGCCTTAGGCCGCTCAAGATTTTTTTTGCCCAAGGGGGTCTGCCGGTTATCGAATAATAGGCGACGGAAAAAATAACGAGGAGAAGCGCTACAATCCCCGCAATCTTGAGAATTCTCCTCATCATAAAAAAACCTCGATTTCCGGCGCCTTAAGGATTCCACCCTTTCTCGCGGCAGATTTGATGACTGATAAACGAGGGGATCGCTCCTCAACAATCTGTGGGACTCACTTGTCATCGAGTCTAAAAAAAATCCCGTAAAATGTCCATGTTTTCCGGCAGGGTGTTCCAGCTTGCCCTGAGCGATCCGCCGCAGGCGGAGAGTCGAAGGGTTCACCTCGGGATTTTCACAGCGCGGCCACGACGTCTGCGGATTCAGCCGGGGCGCCCAACAGGGTCTTTTTAATTTCGGCGAGTTGGTCACCGCATTGCACCCTGTTTTTGGCCCGTCTTTTCTCTTCCGCCGGACCCCGGTCGTTGATGAGGGGGAGGGGTTCCAGATTCATCTGCTCGTAGTGGTCGATCATGTCCGCAAAGTGCCAGGCCATGCCGTCCTCAAAGAGAATGTCGTGGAATTTTTCGTTGGCCAGAGCCAAAGCCAGTTTTTCCGTGTCGATGGCATCCGGGTTTTGGTAGAGGCAGTGGGCAAATGCCGACTCCAGTTGGTGGAAGTGGGCTTTTTTAGCATCGTCGATTTGAGTGAGATACGCTTCCAGAATGTTCCTTTTTTCAACACCGCTGTTCATTTTATGATAGGCATCCATTCCCAGGCCCGCCAGAAGCGCCCCGACAACAGCCGCTCCTCCATACCATTTTGCTTCCTCAAGCAAGTAACCGAGCGCCCGTTCACCATTAAAGACCACGAAGAATTGTAAACCACGGAAAGTGGCCAAACCACCCCCCGTGGTGGCTCCACCCACCAGTGCCGCCAGCAAGGGAGATGTCGGTTTGTCCCCCTCGCGGATCGTGTAACGCAGATCGCCCAACAATTTTTCCTGCTCTTTTCCTCCCAATTTCGCAAAGCTGGGTATTTGGCTCACTTCATCGGCAAAACGTTTCACTTCGGGATTAAGGATCAGTTGGAATTCTTCCTCGGTCTCAGGAATCACAGGGGGATCAGAGATCTTGTGAAGGGAGATGGCACAAAATTCAATGGCTTTCCGGTTATTGAGGGCGATTTCTAAAAGCCGGTCGACCCCTTCGGCTTTTGTCAGGTCGATTTGAGATAAATTGTCCGTATTCTGCTTCCTTCGGATATCTTGCACAAACTCAATACAGTCGACGGGAGAAGGATTTCCGTCAGCCGGCGTTGGGTAAGGCAAAGAGAAAGGCAAAGTCATATGACCTCCGGGTAAAAAGTTGTTTTACTTGCTTAACTCTTGCCTTATCGGTTTGCGAGAAAAAAGGTTGCGTAAAAAAATTTTTTTGAAGGGCTGAAAGGGCTATCCTTCCATAATCAGTGGAGAAAATAATTTGAGTTGTTGTCTACTTCATTTTTTCCCGAATGACCTTGAGTTCCAAAACCGTCGCCAAATCTTTGGGGCGGCCCAACAGCTCTTTGGCCTTGATGAGATCGTCTACGGCAATGACCTTGACTTTTTTTCCGTAAAGGCTGATTTCGGCCGCCCTTTTTTTGATTTCTTCGAATGATCCGACATTGGTCACTTCGCCAAGGATATCCAATATCCCAAGGTCGGTTTGAACGTAAAGATTTTTCAGGCCGCGCAGATCTTCCGGGAATTCCAGAAAGGAAAGTTTTTTCTGCGTCATGCGATGTTTGGGGTGCAAAGGAGCCAGGCATTTTCTCAATTGATCGATATGTTCGGGAGTGAGGGAGACGCAGACATCAATGTCTTTCGTGACCTGTGAAGATCCGAAAAGAAGGGCGGCAAATCCTCCGATGAGGACAAAATCAATTTCGCCGTCCGTCAGTGTTTTAAGCAGACGATTCAGGTTGTCCATTCATTTTTCACGTGTTTTTCCGAATCTCGTTTGCCAGATTCAGGACTTCCTGATGCTGTTCCAGGCGTTTTTCACAGGTCAGGGAAAGATTATACTCCAGCAGGTTCAGATCGATGCCGTACTCCGCGGCCTCTTTTTCGGCTTGGGTCATTTTCCTTTCCATGCCGAAAAATATAGAGGATTTCAGGTGCCGTGAGAAGGGTTTTTTAGGGTGCGGCCACGAGGTCTGCGGATTCGTCCGGAGTGCCCTCTACTCATCGCAGACATCAAGGGCAAAGCGGAGGATCGACTCTCCGGCGGTGCCGGTGTAGAGGATGTCGTCCACCGGATCGATGGCCAGACTTGCCACCACGCCCGAAAATTAAAAAATGGAAATAAAGAGTTTGAAGGGGTATGATCGACAACCTTAAAGGAGGGTTTATGCGATACATCCCATTTTTGATTCTTGTCTTATTTGCCGCCCCGGTCCTGGCGCTGACGCCGATGCGCCCCGAGTCGTTGCCGTTTGACGTGAAGCTTGCCGGTCAGGCGCCGGCGCCGGCAGGAAGCGTGGCAAAAGTCTCCGCCCCTGTTCCCAGCGATGCCCTGTTGGAGCTGGGTGTTTCCGAGACGGAGCAGGTGATTGTCAATTTCTTTGTCTCGGATGACAACGGAATCATCAAAACGGAAAATTCATCCGCGAAGGAGATCATCATGTCCACGGGGGCCAAAACAAAGATCAACCAGACGATGAGCAAAAATTCGCTCCCCCCCGGCACCTATCTGGCCAACATCTTCGCCCAGTCGACGGGACAGACGGCAAGGATTGTTTTTACGGTAAAGTAGGTTTCGTTAGTTTTATGACAATCGCCCGAAACTCTTGTCTGGTTTTTTCTCTCCTTCTTTTTCTCTCCTGTTCCTCCGAGACGGTTGTCAAAACCAACACCCCCCTTTCGGAAGAGGATTTTACCGCCTACTCCGGGCTGATCGCCCCGTCCGCCGGGGATTATCTCAAGATGGAGGAGGCGAAGATGATCCGGAGTTTTGCCGACGCCTCCGAAACC includes the following:
- the gatA gene encoding Asp-tRNA(Asn)/Glu-tRNA(Gln) amidotransferase subunit GatA, giving the protein MADPAQLTIHELAPKLKKKEISSVELTQSVLDRIEKLDSKIGAFVTVCADQALAQAGAVDAQIAKNQYTGPLMGIPLAPKDIYLTEGIKTTCASKILENYIPPYNSTVIQKFSEARSVIVGKVNMDEFAMGSSTENSTFKPTKNPWDLSRVPGGSSGGSAAAVSADLCSASLGTDTGGSIRQPASLCSIVGLKPTYGRVSRYGVIAFASSLDQMGPMTKDVEDGALMMNVMAGHDPRDSTSVNIPVPDYTSSLNQSIKGMKIGMPKEYFAAGIDREVAETVKQAIKKLEELGAKIEEVSLPNTEYATATYYIIAPAEASSNLARYDGVRFGFRAKGSNLLEMYEKTKTEGFGREVKRRIMLGTYVLSAGYYDAYYLKAQKARTVIRRDFEEAFKKVDCLVCPVSPTTAFKIGEKADDPLQMYLSDIFTIPLNMAGLPGLSLPCGFDSNNLPIGMQLIGKPFDEGTLFKAGHAYEQATEWHKKKPPLAT
- a CDS encoding nucleotidyltransferase, whose protein sequence is MDNLNRLLKTLTDGEIDFVLIGGFAALLFGSSQVTKDIDVCVSLTPEHIDQLRKCLAPLHPKHRMTQKKLSFLEFPEDLRGLKNLYVQTDLGILDILGEVTNVGSFEEIKKRAAEISLYGKKVKVIAVDDLIKAKELLGRPKDLATVLELKVIREKMK